The Geobacter sp. AOG2 genome includes a window with the following:
- the bioF gene encoding 8-amino-7-oxononanoate synthase: MEISIQQELEQIKERGLYRRTRLIQGRQSAWVEMAGKKVLLLCSNNYLGLADHPALIAAAADAATRFGVSSGASRLVSGTMELHERLEAAVARFKQTEAALLFNSGYAANTGIIPALAGRGDVIFSDRLNHASIVDGALLSGARLVRYPHNDHTALARLLEKHRGTGRALIVTDGVFSMDGDIAPLGELVRLKTDHKALLMVDDAHGSGVLGEQGRGTAEMLGVTDGVDIGMGTFGKALGSYGAYAAVSAELRELLLNRARSFIFSTSLPPAVLAASLAAVELVRSPEVKSLREQLRRKSALFRNHMRSAGFTLPDGETQIVPLVTGEADTTMRFSGMLLEEGLYVQGIRPPTVPAGACRLRFTLMATHGDADLDRAAERVIAVGRRLGVI, translated from the coding sequence GTGGAGATTTCCATTCAACAGGAGTTGGAGCAGATCAAGGAGCGGGGACTGTATCGCAGGACGCGCCTTATCCAGGGGCGCCAGTCGGCGTGGGTGGAGATGGCCGGCAAAAAGGTGCTGTTGCTCTGTTCCAACAACTATCTGGGGCTTGCCGATCATCCGGCCCTGATCGCGGCGGCGGCCGACGCCGCAACCCGGTTCGGCGTTTCGAGCGGGGCCTCGCGGCTCGTGTCCGGCACCATGGAGTTGCATGAGCGCCTGGAGGCGGCGGTGGCCCGCTTCAAACAGACGGAGGCGGCGCTGCTCTTCAACAGCGGTTACGCCGCCAATACCGGCATCATCCCGGCGCTGGCCGGGCGTGGCGACGTCATTTTTTCCGACAGGCTCAACCATGCCAGCATCGTTGACGGCGCTCTTCTGTCCGGCGCGCGGCTGGTGCGTTATCCCCACAACGATCATACCGCTCTGGCCCGGCTGCTGGAAAAACACCGGGGCACGGGCCGCGCCCTGATCGTCACGGACGGGGTCTTCAGCATGGACGGCGATATCGCCCCCCTCGGGGAACTGGTCCGGCTCAAGACCGACCACAAGGCGCTCCTGATGGTGGATGACGCCCACGGCAGCGGGGTCCTGGGGGAACAGGGGAGGGGCACGGCCGAAATGCTGGGCGTCACGGACGGCGTGGATATCGGCATGGGCACCTTCGGCAAGGCTCTGGGGAGCTACGGCGCCTATGCCGCGGTTTCGGCGGAGTTACGGGAGTTGTTGCTCAACCGCGCCCGCAGCTTCATCTTTTCCACCTCCCTGCCGCCGGCCGTGCTGGCGGCGTCCCTGGCGGCGGTCGAACTGGTCCGATCGCCGGAAGTGAAGAGCCTGCGGGAACAACTCCGCCGCAAGAGCGCTCTGTTCAGAAACCATATGCGCTCGGCCGGTTTCACGCTCCCCGACGGCGAAACCCAGATCGTGCCGCTCGTGACCGGGGAGGCCGACACCACCATGCGGTTTTCCGGGATGCTGTTGGAAGAAGGGTTGTACGTCCAGGGGATTCGTCCCCCCACCGTGCCTGCCGGTGCCTGCCGGCTCCGTTTTACCCTCATGGCGACCCACGGCGACGCAGACCTGGACCGGGCGGCCGAGCGGGTCATAGCGGTCGGCCGCAGATTGGGGGTCATCTAG
- a CDS encoding ATP-binding protein, with amino-acid sequence MAQTQSALSMTRFAPAELASGDVLAEQQRAVLHEELVDTLIQAMPGYVVLVNEQRQIVACNRNALQLSGAADNGELVGKRLGEVLNCAHAEDSSGGCGTSEYCSVCGAVLAILKSQESGGQVVRECLVAVKGDRELALDMLATATPIRIHDRKFTIVVLQDISNEKRREVLEQLFFHDVVNTAGGIHGLASLMAEREDVSGHAPSDYVGWLVTLSGNLLDEIQGQRNLLAAERGEFVPECAPVSIREVLLETSRLFNHHERAPGRELVLKDGPDFIVTTDAAILRRIIGNMTLNALEATPVGGVVTLSADSDGSRATIEVHNSGEIPSEAQLQLFKRSFSTKSALGRGIGTYSMKLFGERYLKGKVDFRSNQDEGTVFSFSLPLG; translated from the coding sequence ATGGCTCAAACACAATCCGCACTCTCCATGACCCGGTTTGCCCCTGCCGAGCTGGCCTCCGGCGATGTTCTGGCGGAACAGCAGCGGGCCGTTCTCCACGAAGAGTTGGTGGACACCCTTATCCAGGCCATGCCGGGCTATGTGGTGCTGGTCAACGAACAGCGGCAGATCGTGGCCTGTAACCGTAACGCGCTTCAGCTTTCCGGGGCTGCCGACAATGGGGAACTGGTCGGCAAGCGTCTCGGCGAGGTGCTCAACTGCGCCCATGCCGAAGATTCCTCCGGCGGGTGCGGCACCAGTGAGTATTGTTCCGTATGCGGCGCCGTGCTCGCCATTCTGAAGAGCCAGGAGAGCGGCGGACAGGTTGTGCGCGAGTGCCTGGTCGCCGTGAAGGGCGACAGGGAGCTTGCCCTCGATATGCTGGCAACGGCGACGCCGATCCGTATCCACGACCGGAAATTCACCATCGTGGTACTCCAGGATATCAGCAACGAAAAACGTCGCGAGGTTCTGGAGCAGCTTTTTTTCCATGATGTCGTCAATACGGCCGGCGGCATTCATGGTCTGGCCTCCCTTATGGCGGAGCGGGAGGACGTGTCCGGGCATGCGCCTTCCGACTACGTCGGCTGGCTTGTGACGCTGTCGGGAAACCTGCTGGACGAGATCCAGGGACAACGCAATCTGCTGGCGGCGGAACGGGGAGAGTTCGTGCCCGAATGCGCCCCCGTAAGCATCCGGGAGGTATTGCTCGAAACCAGCCGGCTTTTCAACCATCACGAGAGGGCGCCCGGCAGGGAGTTGGTGCTGAAGGACGGCCCGGATTTCATCGTCACCACCGATGCGGCGATCCTGCGCCGGATCATCGGCAATATGACGCTGAATGCCCTGGAGGCCACACCGGTCGGAGGCGTGGTGACGCTTTCGGCCGATTCGGACGGATCGCGGGCAACTATCGAGGTACACAATAGCGGCGAGATTCCGTCGGAGGCGCAGTTGCAACTGTTCAAGCGCTCATTCAGCACGAAATCTGCGTTGGGCCGGGGCATCGGCACGTACAGCATGAAATTGTTCGGGGAGCGCTATCTCAAGGGCAAGGTCGATTTCAGAAGCAATCAGGACGAGGGCACGGTTTTCTCCTTTTCCCTGCCCCTGGGTTAG
- a CDS encoding mannose-1-phosphate guanylyltransferase, whose product MYIVILAGGSGTRFWPLSRAARPKQLISITGDRTMLQRTVERVLPLNPKRILVITNRIQAEETELQLSGYKGVPIDVIAEPSARNTAPAIGLAAAIIAAHDPAGIMVVLPADHFIKDEEGLRETLVRARHAAHNGYLVTLGIMPSRPETGYGYIEADLELRGDGPFPVRRFVEKPPLEQAVRYLEEGNFFWNSGMFIWRCDTILGEIAFHVPDLGRALAGISFTGDVWELSDLAAQIETMYDAVAGVSIDYAVMEKSSKVLVVPVEMGWSDVGSWSALPEVVAPDASGTVCINAAGHVAIDSSDCLIYADGKMVATVGVRGLVVVSTPDALLVCDRERAQDVKKVVEQLTARGLTSYL is encoded by the coding sequence ATGTATATCGTGATCCTTGCCGGCGGTTCCGGCACCCGTTTCTGGCCTTTATCCCGTGCCGCCCGTCCCAAGCAGCTCATCTCCATCACCGGGGACCGGACCATGCTCCAGCGGACGGTCGAACGGGTGCTGCCGCTCAACCCCAAGCGTATCCTGGTGATCACCAACCGGATTCAGGCCGAAGAGACGGAGCTTCAGCTCTCCGGCTACAAGGGCGTGCCCATCGACGTCATCGCCGAACCCTCGGCCCGGAACACCGCCCCGGCCATCGGGCTGGCGGCCGCCATCATTGCCGCCCACGATCCCGCAGGGATCATGGTGGTGCTGCCCGCGGACCATTTCATCAAGGACGAGGAGGGGCTCCGGGAAACCCTGGTGCGCGCCCGCCACGCGGCGCACAACGGTTACCTGGTGACGCTGGGCATCATGCCGTCCCGCCCCGAGACCGGTTACGGCTATATCGAGGCCGATCTCGAACTGCGCGGCGACGGACCGTTCCCGGTACGACGCTTTGTGGAGAAGCCGCCGTTGGAGCAGGCGGTCCGTTACCTGGAAGAGGGCAACTTTTTCTGGAACAGCGGGATGTTCATCTGGCGCTGCGACACGATCCTGGGGGAGATAGCCTTCCATGTACCCGATTTGGGGCGGGCCCTGGCGGGCATATCGTTTACCGGCGATGTCTGGGAACTCTCGGACCTTGCCGCGCAGATCGAGACGATGTACGACGCCGTTGCCGGCGTTTCCATAGATTACGCCGTCATGGAGAAATCCTCCAAGGTCCTGGTGGTGCCGGTGGAAATGGGGTGGAGCGATGTGGGAAGCTGGAGCGCCCTCCCCGAGGTGGTCGCCCCGGACGCCTCCGGCACGGTTTGCATCAACGCCGCAGGCCATGTGGCCATCGATTCGTCGGATTGCCTGATCTACGCCGACGGCAAAATGGTGGCCACGGTCGGGGTACGGGGGCTGGTGGTGGTGTCAACCCCGGATGCCCTGCTGGTGTGCGACCGGGAGCGGGCCCAGGATGTGAAAAAGGTGGTCGAGCAACTGACGGCGCGCGGGCTTACGTCCTATTTGTAG
- a CDS encoding cupin domain-containing protein, with product MERGERPWGEYVVLDENTSYKIKRIEVKPGQRLSLQKHHHRSEHWIIVSGIAKVTCGDDEFLVNVNESTFIPIGKTHRLENPGKIPLVVIEVQSGEYLGEDDIVRFDDDYNRCNLPDAS from the coding sequence ATGGAACGGGGAGAGCGCCCTTGGGGGGAATACGTCGTACTGGACGAGAACACCAGCTACAAGATCAAGCGCATCGAGGTCAAGCCGGGACAACGCTTGTCGTTGCAGAAACACCATCACCGCAGCGAGCACTGGATCATCGTGTCCGGCATTGCCAAGGTCACCTGCGGTGATGACGAGTTTCTGGTCAATGTGAATGAATCCACCTTCATCCCCATCGGGAAGACCCACCGCCTGGAAAATCCGGGGAAGATCCCCCTGGTAGTCATCGAGGTGCAGAGCGGCGAGTATCTCGGGGAAGACGATATCGTCCGTTTCGATGATGATTACAACCGGTGCAATCTCCCCGATGCCTCTTAA
- the rfbD gene encoding dTDP-4-dehydrorhamnose reductase, which translates to MILVVGANGMLGRDMMALLGERGRGVDIDDIDITSLESTERVLTAVRPSVVVNCAAYTDVDGCESNQETAMQVNGEGVAHLAMATRMIGARLVQVSTDYVFDGGKGAPYLENDAPNPLNVYGESKLAGEMNAAVNPDHLIVRTQWLYGLHGKNFVETMLRLGAERDELSVVDDQIGSPTWTVDLAHAILALIEKGCRGVYHAANGGYCSWNEFARAIFQEAGMGVKVTAMTTEQLNRPARRPLYSTLDCGKLLRDCGYGPQPWRDALRSYLRLRK; encoded by the coding sequence ATGATTCTGGTAGTCGGAGCCAACGGCATGCTGGGCCGGGACATGATGGCCCTGCTCGGCGAACGGGGGCGGGGTGTGGATATCGACGATATCGACATCACCTCGCTGGAATCCACCGAGCGCGTTCTCACGGCGGTGCGCCCGTCGGTGGTGGTCAATTGCGCCGCCTACACCGATGTGGACGGCTGCGAGAGCAATCAGGAAACCGCCATGCAGGTCAATGGCGAAGGTGTGGCCCATCTGGCCATGGCTACCCGCATGATCGGAGCGCGCCTGGTCCAGGTCAGCACCGATTATGTCTTCGACGGAGGCAAGGGGGCGCCCTATCTTGAGAACGACGCCCCCAATCCCCTCAACGTCTACGGCGAATCCAAGCTGGCGGGCGAGATGAACGCAGCCGTCAACCCCGATCACCTGATTGTCCGCACTCAATGGCTCTACGGCCTGCACGGCAAGAACTTCGTCGAGACCATGCTGCGCCTGGGCGCGGAGCGGGATGAACTCTCGGTGGTGGACGACCAGATCGGTTCCCCCACCTGGACCGTGGACCTGGCCCACGCTATTCTGGCCCTGATCGAAAAGGGGTGCCGCGGCGTCTACCATGCCGCCAACGGGGGGTATTGCTCGTGGAATGAGTTTGCCCGCGCCATTTTTCAGGAGGCGGGGATGGGGGTAAAGGTCACCGCCATGACCACCGAGCAGTTGAACCGTCCGGCGAGGCGTCCGCTCTATTCAACGCTGGACTGCGGCAAACTGTTGCGCGATTGCGGCTATGGGCCGCAGCCGTGGCGGGATGCGCTACGCTCGTATCTGAGATTGAGGAAATAA
- the rfbB gene encoding dTDP-glucose 4,6-dehydratase, with the protein MPFQPTSILVTGGAGFIGSNFIHSFVAANPGCDVTNLDCLTYAGNLKNLTAVEGNPRYRFIKGDICDATLVAAVLKERKVDAVVHFAAESHVDRSITGPEIFVRTNVLGTQVLLEESRKHWQSGAVTGFRYLQISTDEVYGSLGETGYFTEQTPLSANSPYSASKAGADLLVRAYHETYGMPTLNTRCSNNYGPYHFPEKLIPLMIHNIINKKPLPVYGDGLNVRDWLHVRDHGAAVETVLKQAAPGSVYNIGGNNEWKNIDIVHLVCDLLDARLGRPAGENRSLITFVKDRPGHDRRYAIDASKLKNDLGWGPAFTFEQGIAETIDWYLANQEWVAEVTSGAYREYYTQQYGGKP; encoded by the coding sequence ATGCCATTCCAGCCGACATCCATTCTCGTGACCGGAGGTGCCGGTTTCATCGGCTCCAACTTCATCCATTCTTTCGTTGCCGCCAATCCGGGCTGCGACGTGACCAACCTTGATTGCCTGACCTATGCGGGCAATCTGAAGAACCTGACCGCGGTGGAGGGCAACCCCCGCTACCGTTTCATCAAGGGCGACATCTGCGATGCCACTCTGGTGGCGGCCGTACTGAAAGAGCGGAAGGTCGATGCGGTCGTCCATTTTGCCGCCGAATCCCATGTGGACCGTTCCATTACCGGCCCCGAGATCTTCGTGCGCACCAATGTGCTGGGAACGCAGGTCCTGCTGGAGGAGAGCCGCAAGCACTGGCAGTCCGGGGCGGTCACCGGCTTCCGCTATCTCCAGATTTCCACGGACGAGGTCTACGGCAGCCTTGGCGAAACCGGTTATTTTACCGAGCAGACGCCCCTGTCCGCCAATTCCCCCTATTCGGCCAGCAAGGCCGGTGCCGACCTCCTGGTGCGGGCCTACCACGAGACCTACGGCATGCCGACCCTCAACACCCGCTGTTCCAACAACTACGGCCCCTATCATTTCCCCGAGAAACTGATCCCGCTCATGATCCACAACATCATCAACAAAAAGCCGCTGCCGGTCTACGGCGACGGCCTGAATGTGCGCGACTGGCTGCATGTGCGCGATCACGGCGCGGCGGTGGAGACGGTCCTGAAGCAGGCCGCCCCCGGCTCGGTCTACAACATCGGCGGCAATAACGAGTGGAAGAACATCGACATCGTTCATCTGGTCTGCGACCTGCTGGACGCACGTCTGGGCCGGCCTGCCGGCGAGAACCGCAGCCTCATCACCTTTGTCAAGGACCGCCCCGGCCACGACCGGCGCTATGCCATCGACGCCTCGAAGCTGAAAAACGACCTGGGCTGGGGCCCGGCCTTTACCTTCGAGCAGGGGATTGCCGAGACCATCGACTGGTATCTGGCCAATCAGGAGTGGGTGGCCGAGGTTACCTCCGGGGCGTACCGGGAATATTACACGCAGCAATACGGGGGCAAACCATGA
- a CDS encoding glycosyltransferase family 9 protein: protein MNIGVMKSLDAVIGRLAASLMPRPGVKATPAPITAILLIRPGGIGDAVHLIPAISAIKSAYPDAAIDCLAEKRNSAVFSLSPHVRQILHYDRPAELFRALRGRYDVVIDTEQWHRLSAVVARLIRAPVSIGFAANERARLFTHPVAYSQDDYEIDSFVKLLGPLGIEQGEVSLPFLTVPQAAVERADALVEKFTGRAFVTIFPGASIPERRWGADKFGKTAELLAAVGVPVVVVGGREDKAQGEMIVAGGEGLNLAGRTSLSETAAVIRKSALLLGGDSGVLHIAVGLGIPTVSLFGPGRARKWAPRGDRHIVINKGLPCSPCTTFGTTPPCPIAARCMSDITVDEVFNAVTVLLTATGGLASACCKKDWIVRADGP from the coding sequence ATGAATATCGGTGTGATGAAATCCCTGGACGCCGTGATCGGGCGGCTGGCGGCCTCATTGATGCCCCGGCCCGGCGTGAAGGCCACGCCTGCTCCAATCACCGCCATCCTCCTCATCCGCCCCGGCGGCATCGGCGACGCCGTGCACCTGATCCCCGCCATCAGCGCCATCAAATCGGCATACCCGGACGCAGCCATCGATTGCCTCGCCGAAAAGCGCAACAGCGCCGTCTTTAGCCTCTCCCCCCATGTCCGCCAGATCTTGCATTACGACCGTCCGGCCGAACTATTCCGCGCCCTGCGCGGCAGGTACGATGTGGTCATCGACACCGAACAGTGGCACCGCCTGTCGGCCGTGGTGGCGCGCCTGATCCGCGCACCCGTGTCGATCGGCTTTGCCGCCAACGAGCGCGCTCGCCTGTTTACGCATCCCGTGGCCTATTCCCAGGACGACTATGAGATCGACAGCTTTGTAAAACTGCTTGGGCCGTTGGGTATCGAGCAGGGCGAGGTTTCGTTGCCTTTTCTCACCGTTCCCCAGGCGGCGGTGGAGCGGGCGGATGCACTCGTGGAGAAATTCACGGGGAGGGCCTTCGTGACGATCTTCCCCGGCGCCAGCATCCCGGAGCGGCGCTGGGGGGCGGATAAGTTCGGAAAAACGGCTGAACTGTTGGCTGCCGTGGGGGTTCCGGTCGTCGTGGTGGGCGGCAGGGAGGATAAAGCCCAGGGGGAGATGATCGTAGCGGGAGGAGAGGGATTGAACCTGGCGGGCCGGACCTCGTTGTCCGAAACCGCGGCGGTTATTCGGAAGAGCGCCTTATTGCTCGGCGGCGATTCCGGCGTGCTGCACATTGCCGTAGGGCTGGGGATTCCCACCGTGTCGCTGTTCGGGCCGGGGAGGGCGCGAAAATGGGCTCCCCGGGGGGATCGCCACATTGTGATCAACAAGGGCCTGCCCTGTTCGCCCTGTACGACCTTCGGCACCACGCCGCCGTGTCCCATTGCCGCCCGGTGCATGAGCGATATCACGGTCGATGAGGTCTTCAACGCCGTGACCGTCCTGTTGACCGCCACGGGGGGGCTTGCCTCCGCCTGCTGCAAGAAGGATTGGATCGTACGCGCCGATGGTCCCTAG
- a CDS encoding NAD(P)/FAD-dependent oxidoreductase, giving the protein MTILILGAGPTGLGAAYHLDKLGHTDWQLFERNGNVGGLSASFLDDSGFTWDVGGHVLFSHYDYFDKAVAAALGDSYYEHQRESWVRILQTWVPYPFQNNVRHLPDEALQACVEGLRNLSGSPVNTTNFREWMDTVFGSGIVNYFMEPYNRKVWGVPLETMSKEWIAERVSMVDLARIEKNIADGLDDLSWGPNNTFKFPKQGGTGAIYEGIAGPLRERIHLNHEMRTVDLEAKQVRFANGRVESYDVLITTVPLDLFVGSCSAVPEAVASATEGLVHNGGLIVGLGFTGHREDTKCWMYFPEKDSPFYRVTNFHNYSPYNVPLGDTDHAFSLMCETTYSPHKPASPAAIVDETVQGLVNSGMIENRQREDIVSRYLIDIPYSYPVPTLGRDRALDLIQPYLESRNVYSRGRFGAWKYEVGNMDHSFMQGVEVVDRLLLGKPEPTVSGASR; this is encoded by the coding sequence ATGACCATCCTCATCCTGGGCGCCGGCCCCACCGGCCTGGGCGCCGCCTACCACCTCGATAAACTGGGCCACACCGACTGGCAACTCTTCGAGCGCAACGGTAATGTTGGGGGGCTATCCGCCTCTTTTCTCGACGATTCCGGTTTTACCTGGGATGTCGGCGGGCATGTCCTCTTTTCCCACTACGACTATTTCGACAAGGCCGTTGCCGCCGCGCTGGGCGACTCGTACTACGAACACCAGCGGGAGAGCTGGGTCCGCATCCTGCAAACCTGGGTGCCGTATCCCTTCCAGAACAACGTCCGCCACCTGCCGGACGAGGCGTTGCAGGCGTGCGTCGAAGGACTGCGCAATCTCTCGGGAAGCCCGGTAAATACAACCAATTTCCGCGAGTGGATGGACACGGTCTTCGGCAGCGGCATCGTTAACTACTTCATGGAGCCCTATAACCGCAAGGTGTGGGGCGTGCCGCTGGAAACCATGAGCAAGGAATGGATCGCCGAACGGGTCAGCATGGTGGACCTGGCCCGTATTGAAAAGAACATCGCCGATGGATTGGACGACCTGAGCTGGGGGCCGAACAACACCTTCAAATTCCCGAAACAGGGGGGGACCGGGGCCATCTACGAGGGGATCGCCGGGCCGCTCAGGGAGAGGATTCACCTGAATCACGAGATGCGGACGGTCGATCTGGAGGCGAAACAGGTCAGATTCGCCAACGGCAGGGTGGAATCGTATGACGTGTTGATCACCACGGTCCCGCTGGACCTGTTTGTCGGGTCGTGCAGCGCCGTGCCGGAAGCGGTTGCTTCCGCCACGGAGGGCCTGGTCCACAATGGCGGCCTGATCGTTGGACTCGGCTTTACAGGGCATCGGGAGGATACGAAGTGCTGGATGTACTTCCCGGAGAAGGACAGCCCGTTCTACCGGGTGACGAACTTTCACAATTATTCTCCCTACAATGTGCCGCTGGGCGATACGGACCATGCGTTTTCCCTCATGTGCGAGACCACCTATTCGCCGCACAAGCCGGCGTCTCCAGCGGCCATTGTGGACGAAACGGTCCAGGGGCTGGTCAACAGCGGCATGATCGAAAACAGGCAGAGGGAGGATATCGTCAGCCGTTACCTGATCGATATTCCCTATTCCTATCCGGTGCCGACGTTGGGGCGGGACAGGGCGCTCGACCTGATTCAGCCGTATCTCGAATCCCGCAACGTCTATTCCCGCGGCCGTTTCGGGGCCTGGAAATACGAGGTGGGCAACATGGATCATTCCTTCATGCAGGGCGTGGAGGTTGTGGACCGGCTCCTGCTCGGCAAGCCCGAACCGACGGTAAGCGGCGCTTCCCGATGA
- a CDS encoding glycosyltransferase family 2 protein, whose amino-acid sequence MPLVYIIIVNWNGLADTVECLESLRSIDYSNYRVVVVDNASSDNTVEVIKLKYPDVFLIINSENLGFARANNRAISFALSHKADFIFLLNNDTIVKPDIVSRLLQAHSVLTNPGLLGCKIYYYDEPETIQYCGGILEYFPELKGYHGEEGCIDDGGYDDITVTDFVTGCAMFGSRQLWENIEGFDENFFMYWEDSELSLRVRNMGSFNYVIPSAILYHKVGSSTGRRDHPLNWFYWSRNRIYFAKKHNIPFPAFRFALCRLRTVLGMKWPLRYTGALSESLAYLYGALTIMGRAPRFLERSHDSFLEARVRKKFGKT is encoded by the coding sequence ATGCCACTTGTTTATATCATCATTGTAAATTGGAATGGTCTGGCTGATACCGTGGAGTGTCTCGAATCTCTTAGGTCAATAGATTACAGCAACTACAGAGTCGTGGTAGTTGATAATGCGTCATCTGATAATACTGTGGAAGTAATAAAATTGAAATATCCAGATGTCTTCTTGATTATTAATTCCGAAAATCTTGGATTCGCAAGAGCTAACAACAGAGCGATCAGCTTTGCCTTGAGTCATAAGGCTGACTTCATTTTTCTTCTCAATAACGACACTATTGTTAAACCTGATATTGTTAGTCGTCTGTTGCAGGCACACTCCGTCTTGACTAATCCAGGTCTCTTGGGATGCAAGATCTACTATTATGATGAGCCCGAAACAATTCAATATTGCGGTGGAATACTGGAGTATTTTCCCGAGTTAAAAGGATATCATGGAGAAGAAGGCTGCATTGATGATGGCGGTTACGATGACATTACGGTTACAGACTTTGTTACCGGTTGTGCAATGTTCGGAAGCCGGCAGTTGTGGGAAAACATCGAAGGCTTTGATGAAAATTTTTTTATGTATTGGGAGGATTCGGAACTAAGCTTGCGGGTACGGAATATGGGAAGCTTCAATTATGTTATACCATCCGCAATCCTCTATCATAAAGTAGGATCGTCAACAGGGCGAAGGGATCATCCTCTAAACTGGTTTTACTGGAGTAGGAATCGAATCTATTTTGCTAAAAAACATAACATTCCTTTCCCCGCTTTCAGGTTTGCTTTATGTCGCCTACGTACGGTTCTAGGGATGAAGTGGCCATTACGTTATACTGGGGCACTTTCGGAAAGTCTGGCATATCTTTACGGTGCTTTAACAATAATGGGACGAGCACCTCGTTTTCTTGAAAGATCGCACGATTCATTTCTTGAAGCCAGGGTCAGGAAGAAATTTGGCAAGACGTGA